Proteins found in one Synechococcus sp. LA31 genomic segment:
- a CDS encoding 50S ribosomal protein L23 produces MTERFNGRLADVIRRPLITEKATRAIEQNQYTFEVDHRAAKPDIKAAVEQLFDVKVIGVSTMNPPRRTRRVGRFAGKRAQVKKAVVRLADGNAIQLFPEA; encoded by the coding sequence ATGACTGAACGTTTTAACGGTCGTCTGGCGGATGTGATCCGCCGGCCGCTGATCACTGAGAAGGCCACCCGGGCCATTGAGCAGAACCAGTACACCTTTGAGGTGGACCACCGCGCTGCCAAGCCCGACATCAAGGCCGCCGTCGAGCAGCTGTTCGACGTCAAGGTCATCGGCGTCAGCACCATGAATCCCCCGCGTCGTACGCGTCGCGTGGGCCGTTTCGCCGGCAAGCGTGCCCAGGTGAAAAAGGCCGTGGTGCGCCTTGCCGATGGCAACGCCATCCAGCTGTTCCCTGAAGCCTGA
- the rplC gene encoding 50S ribosomal protein L3, with amino-acid sequence MSIGILGKKLGMSQFFDDEGRSIPVTVIEAGPCRITQLKTDSNDGYTAVQLGFGDIREKLVNKPAKGHLAKSGSEPLRHLKEYRVDTVDGLELGGAITVAAFEAGQKVDVSGDTVGRGFAGFQKRHGFSRGPMTHGSKNHREPGSIGAGTTPGRVYPGKRMAGRYGGKQITTRGLVILKVDAERNLLVVKGSVPGKPGALLNILPAKRVGFKAAN; translated from the coding sequence ATGTCCATCGGCATTCTTGGGAAGAAACTGGGCATGTCCCAGTTCTTCGACGACGAAGGCAGATCCATCCCGGTCACCGTGATCGAGGCGGGTCCTTGCCGGATTACCCAACTCAAAACCGACAGCAACGACGGCTACACGGCCGTTCAGCTGGGCTTCGGTGACATCCGCGAGAAGCTCGTCAATAAGCCGGCCAAGGGTCACCTGGCCAAGTCCGGCAGCGAGCCTTTGCGCCATCTGAAGGAGTACCGCGTCGACACCGTCGACGGTTTGGAGCTCGGTGGTGCAATCACCGTGGCCGCCTTTGAGGCGGGCCAGAAGGTCGATGTGAGCGGCGACACCGTTGGTCGTGGTTTCGCTGGTTTTCAAAAGCGCCACGGCTTCAGCCGCGGCCCTATGACTCACGGTTCCAAGAACCACCGCGAACCGGGTTCCATCGGCGCCGGCACCACCCCCGGCCGTGTGTATCCCGGCAAGCGCATGGCTGGTCGCTACGGCGGCAAGCAGATCACCACCCGCGGTCTCGTGATCCTGAAAGTGGATGCCGAGCGCAATCTGCTGGTGGTGAAGGGCTCGGTGCCTGGTAAGCCCGGCGCCCTGCTGAACATCCTCCCCGCCAAGCGGGTGGGCTTCAAAGCCGCGAACTGA
- a CDS encoding LdpA C-terminal domain-containing domain has translation MSASAAPEAALAAGRWVKLICGAGNQDLAAIEDLCAVYSLAGVHCIDVAADAAVAAAARRGMAWAEQRGAQRPWLMLSLSDGADPHFRKAHFDPQRCPPDCPRPCQRVCPALAIGASGGVLAERCYGCGRCLPACPLGLIEEQQALLSAAAVPQLLASVQPDAVELHTQAGRQRPFTERVQQVLVSGLQLQRLAVSCGLERGAAAGPQPSPLSTHELAAELWQRHVVVRQAGLRPLWQLDGRPMSGDVGAGTARSAVRLLEAIRPWAPPGPLQLAGGTNGSTAALLPPSCGAAGVAFGGVARSLLQPLLLQAEVRGQRLLECPDLLEQALDSAEVLVAPWLTR, from the coding sequence TTGAGCGCCAGTGCGGCTCCCGAAGCCGCCCTGGCGGCCGGCCGCTGGGTGAAGCTGATCTGCGGTGCCGGCAACCAAGATCTTGCCGCCATCGAAGACCTCTGCGCTGTGTACAGCCTGGCCGGCGTGCACTGCATCGACGTCGCCGCTGACGCCGCTGTGGCCGCCGCCGCCCGGCGAGGCATGGCCTGGGCCGAGCAGCGCGGTGCCCAGCGCCCCTGGCTCATGCTCAGCCTCAGTGATGGCGCCGATCCCCATTTCCGCAAGGCCCACTTCGATCCGCAGCGCTGCCCGCCCGACTGCCCCAGGCCGTGCCAGCGGGTCTGCCCGGCCCTGGCGATCGGTGCCAGCGGCGGGGTCCTGGCGGAGCGCTGCTATGGCTGCGGCCGCTGCTTGCCCGCGTGTCCGCTGGGGCTGATCGAAGAGCAGCAGGCGCTGCTCAGCGCCGCTGCCGTGCCCCAGCTGCTGGCAAGCGTTCAACCCGATGCGGTGGAACTGCACACCCAGGCAGGGCGTCAGCGACCGTTCACAGAACGCGTGCAGCAGGTGCTCGTCAGCGGCTTACAACTGCAGCGGCTAGCGGTGAGCTGCGGCCTGGAGCGCGGCGCCGCTGCGGGGCCGCAGCCGAGCCCCCTGAGCACCCACGAGCTGGCTGCGGAGCTCTGGCAGCGCCATGTTGTGGTGCGCCAGGCCGGTCTGCGCCCGCTCTGGCAGCTCGATGGACGACCGATGAGCGGCGACGTAGGGGCCGGTACCGCCCGATCCGCTGTGAGATTGCTGGAGGCGATCCGCCCCTGGGCCCCCCCTGGCCCGCTCCAGCTGGCGGGGGGCACGAACGGCAGCACCGCAGCCTTGCTACCGCCTTCCTGTGGTGCCGCTGGGGTGGCCTTCGGCGGCGTGGCCCGCAGCCTGCTGCAACCACTGCTGCTGCAAGCCGAGGTCCGCGGACAACGTCTGCTCGAATGCCCCGACCTACTGGAGCAGGCCCTCGACAGCGCTGAAGTGCTTGTGGCTCCCTGGCTGACGCGCTGA
- a CDS encoding NAD(P)H-quinone oxidoreductase subunit N, which produces MPLLLTGRGFRQELERAGALALYAPLEGGAETRLLRRLRAAGYRAQITSARGLGDPEAFLLQQHGVRPPHLGHQSVGRGAAVGEVHMAAPQLGHLFEGSAPVLLWLLEGQVLSKAELASLLELTRREPRLKIVVELGGARALRWQPLASVLNQAA; this is translated from the coding sequence ATGCCCCTGCTGCTCACCGGCCGAGGATTTCGCCAGGAGCTGGAGCGGGCGGGAGCCCTAGCCCTCTACGCCCCACTCGAAGGCGGCGCTGAAACCCGCCTCTTGCGCCGATTGCGCGCGGCTGGCTATCGGGCCCAGATCACCTCGGCCCGAGGCCTCGGGGATCCGGAAGCTTTCCTGCTGCAACAACATGGCGTGCGCCCCCCACACCTGGGGCATCAGAGCGTGGGCCGCGGTGCCGCAGTCGGCGAGGTGCACATGGCCGCACCGCAGCTCGGCCACCTGTTTGAAGGCAGCGCACCGGTGCTGCTCTGGTTGCTGGAGGGGCAAGTGCTCTCCAAGGCAGAGCTGGCCTCATTGCTAGAGCTCACCCGTCGTGAACCCCGGCTGAAGATCGTGGTGGAACTCGGCGGTGCTCGCGCCCTGCGCTGGCAACCCCTGGCCTCGGTGCTCAACCAAGCGGCTTGA
- the rplD gene encoding 50S ribosomal protein L4: MANCVVRDWQGKEAGKAALELKVAKETSANDLVHRAVVRQLAHARQGTASTLTRAEVAGGGRKPYKQKGTGRARQGSIRTPLRPGGGVVFGPKPRTYNLAMNRKERRLALRTALMSRTADITVVKGFAAGLDTPKTKEITAALSRFGIADGSKVLVVLDAPSEVVRRSVRNLEKVKLIAADQLNVFDLLHANALVVSEEALAKIQEVYGDD, encoded by the coding sequence ATGGCTAACTGTGTTGTTCGCGATTGGCAGGGCAAGGAGGCCGGTAAGGCCGCCCTTGAGCTGAAGGTCGCCAAGGAAACGTCGGCTAACGACCTGGTGCATCGCGCTGTGGTCCGTCAGCTGGCCCATGCCCGTCAGGGCACCGCTAGCACCCTCACCCGCGCCGAAGTCGCTGGTGGTGGTCGCAAGCCCTACAAGCAGAAGGGCACAGGTCGCGCCCGTCAGGGTTCGATCCGTACTCCCCTGCGCCCCGGTGGTGGTGTGGTGTTCGGGCCCAAGCCCCGCACCTACAACCTGGCGATGAACCGCAAGGAGCGTCGCCTGGCTCTGCGCACCGCGTTGATGAGCCGCACCGCCGACATCACCGTGGTGAAGGGATTCGCCGCTGGTCTGGACACCCCCAAGACCAAAGAAATCACGGCAGCCCTGAGCCGCTTCGGCATCGCCGATGGTTCCAAGGTTCTGGTGGTGCTGGATGCCCCCAGTGAGGTAGTGCGCCGTTCGGTGCGCAACCTTGAAAAGGTGAAGCTGATCGCTGCCGATCAGCTCAACGTGTTCGACCTGCTCCACGCCAACGCCCTGGTGGTGAGCGAGGAAGCGCTCGCGAAGATTCAGGAGGTCTACGGCGATGACTGA
- a CDS encoding AAA family ATPase has protein sequence MVSAPITPQRITDDLDRLLEVLPDPVREALAPAEAREQLLEVVLDLGRVPEARYPGQAVNLGDAVVERADLAAVVEQLGAFGGDNRAGIERTLHRISAIRNRTGTIVGLTCRVGRAVFGTVAMVRDLMDSGESLLLMGRPGVGKTTALREIARVLADELGKRVVVIDTSNEIAGDGDIPHPAIGRARRMQVARPELQHQVMIEAVENHMPEVIVIDEIGTELEAQAARTIAERGVMLVATAHGNELANLVKNPTLSDLVGGIESVTLGDEEARRRRSQKTVLERAAEPTFPLAVEMHSRHRWLVHRDVARTVDLLLRGQQPRPQVRELDGDGRLHLQEPAQPHSLIRPEPPRERAQPHRRYAALAPVPLPDPVADTDEAPSPAAQSPLMLFGVGVSELLLEQAIRSRRLPVQCVDAVEEADVVLALRQQLGQQPELRRRAQLAGVPILVIKADTLPQVQRGLERLLQRREPAEPPEPTPEQGGLDDDLAALEECRLAVEQLVLAKGQPVELLPRSERVRRLQAELAERYQLASAEFGSGRQQRLRIFPR, from the coding sequence ATGGTTTCCGCTCCGATCACCCCTCAGCGCATCACCGACGATCTCGATCGGCTGCTGGAGGTGCTGCCCGATCCCGTGCGTGAAGCCTTGGCGCCTGCCGAGGCCCGTGAACAACTGCTGGAGGTGGTGCTCGATCTGGGCCGGGTGCCAGAAGCCCGCTACCCCGGCCAAGCGGTGAACCTGGGCGATGCGGTCGTGGAGCGGGCCGATCTGGCGGCGGTGGTGGAACAGCTGGGCGCCTTCGGCGGCGATAACCGCGCTGGCATCGAGCGCACCCTGCACCGCATCAGCGCCATCCGCAACCGCACCGGCACAATCGTGGGCCTCACCTGCCGGGTGGGGCGGGCCGTGTTCGGCACGGTGGCGATGGTGCGCGATCTGATGGATTCGGGCGAGTCGCTGCTGCTGATGGGCCGCCCGGGTGTGGGTAAAACCACCGCCCTGCGCGAGATCGCCCGAGTGCTGGCCGATGAGCTGGGCAAGCGGGTGGTGGTGATCGACACCAGCAACGAAATCGCTGGCGATGGCGACATCCCTCACCCCGCTATCGGGCGGGCCAGGCGCATGCAGGTGGCCAGGCCGGAACTGCAGCACCAGGTGATGATCGAGGCGGTGGAAAACCACATGCCCGAGGTGATCGTGATCGATGAGATCGGCACCGAACTCGAGGCCCAGGCAGCCCGCACCATCGCCGAACGGGGCGTGATGCTCGTGGCCACAGCGCACGGCAACGAACTGGCCAACCTGGTGAAGAACCCCACCCTCAGCGACCTGGTGGGAGGCATCGAATCGGTGACCCTTGGCGATGAAGAGGCACGCCGGCGCCGCAGCCAGAAAACGGTGCTGGAGCGGGCCGCCGAACCCACCTTTCCCCTGGCGGTCGAAATGCATAGCCGCCACCGCTGGCTGGTGCACCGTGATGTGGCCCGCACCGTGGATTTGTTGCTGCGGGGCCAACAGCCCCGTCCGCAAGTGCGCGAGCTCGATGGCGACGGGCGCTTGCACCTGCAGGAACCGGCACAGCCCCACAGCCTGATCCGGCCAGAGCCACCCCGGGAACGCGCACAGCCCCACCGGCGCTATGCCGCCCTGGCACCGGTACCCCTGCCGGATCCAGTGGCCGATACAGACGAAGCACCAAGCCCTGCGGCCCAATCGCCCCTGATGCTGTTCGGTGTGGGAGTGAGCGAACTGCTGCTAGAGCAAGCGATCCGCAGCCGCCGGCTCCCGGTGCAATGCGTCGATGCCGTGGAAGAGGCCGATGTGGTGCTGGCCCTACGCCAGCAGCTGGGACAGCAGCCGGAGCTGCGGCGGCGGGCCCAGCTGGCCGGTGTGCCCATCCTGGTGATCAAGGCCGACACCTTGCCGCAGGTGCAGCGTGGCCTGGAGCGATTGCTGCAACGGCGCGAGCCGGCGGAGCCCCCCGAACCCACTCCTGAGCAAGGCGGCCTCGACGACGACCTGGCGGCCCTAGAGGAGTGCCGACTGGCGGTCGAGCAACTGGTGCTGGCCAAGGGGCAACCGGTGGAGCTGCTGCCGCG
- the rplB gene encoding 50S ribosomal protein L2 gives MGIRKYRPITPGTRTRVASDFAEVTGRGRERGLVVAKHQRKGRNNRGVITCRHRGGGHKRLYRLVDFRRDKHGVVAKVAAIHYDPHRNARLALLFYADGEKRYILAPAGVAVGSTVVSGPEAPIETGNALPLSAIPLGSSVHCVELYAGRGGQMVRTAGASAQVMAKEGDYVALKLPSTEVRLVRRECYATLGEVGNSEVRNTSLGKAGRRRWLGRRPQVRGSVMNPCDHPHGGGEGRAPIGRSGPVTPWGKPALGLKTRKRNKPSNRFVLRKRRRTSKRSRGGRDS, from the coding sequence ATGGGAATCCGTAAGTACCGCCCCATCACCCCCGGCACGCGTACCCGTGTCGCCAGTGACTTCGCTGAAGTCACTGGCCGCGGCCGCGAACGGGGCCTGGTGGTGGCCAAGCACCAGCGCAAAGGCCGCAACAACCGCGGTGTGATCACCTGCCGTCATCGCGGCGGTGGCCACAAGCGCCTCTATCGCCTCGTCGACTTCCGCCGTGACAAGCACGGTGTGGTGGCGAAGGTGGCCGCGATCCATTACGACCCGCACCGCAACGCCCGTCTGGCGCTGCTCTTCTACGCCGATGGCGAGAAGCGCTACATCCTGGCTCCGGCTGGTGTAGCCGTGGGTTCCACCGTGGTGTCGGGCCCTGAGGCTCCGATCGAGACCGGCAACGCACTGCCTCTCTCCGCCATCCCCCTCGGCTCCAGCGTTCATTGCGTTGAGCTGTACGCCGGTCGTGGCGGTCAGATGGTGCGCACTGCCGGTGCGAGTGCTCAGGTGATGGCGAAAGAAGGCGATTACGTCGCCCTCAAGCTGCCCTCCACCGAGGTTCGCCTGGTGCGTCGAGAGTGCTACGCCACCCTCGGCGAAGTGGGCAACTCGGAAGTGCGCAACACCAGCCTGGGTAAGGCCGGTCGTCGCCGCTGGCTGGGTCGTCGCCCGCAGGTGCGAGGCAGCGTGATGAACCCCTGCGATCACCCCCACGGTGGTGGCGAGGGCCGCGCTCCAATCGGTCGTTCAGGCCCTGTTACCCCCTGGGGTAAGCCGGCCCTCGGCCTCAAGACCCGCAAGCGGAACAAACCCAGCAATCGGTTTGTGCTCCGGAAACGTCGCCGCACCTCCAAGCGGAGCCGCGGCGGACGCGATTCGTGA